Proteins encoded by one window of Oligoflexia bacterium:
- a CDS encoding GNAT family N-acetyltransferase, with amino-acid sequence MEGPRAPKSEEFNDLVKFLDTNLRDQNSWSIADEYPTTMTLQNLHNVRIIKDENGILSHAVIKPTIVKTRRGLFKVGCLGSVVTQEAYRNQGLSQNVLNDCVSAIQAQGCDIAILWTNQYDFYRKMGFELAGSEVSLLIDRPLNLGATKYKIIQNNRVDAQVLFRLYSQHTVSSIRTLEDFEKYLRIPNSRLYTAWNAEGKVEAFAVEGKGVDLQGYIHEWGGSVDALLALINHIRVTHAQPITVISPSHATNLIRKLESFGVNRVEGFLGMIKITNAQSLFNKVIRSARQEWGIENFVLEHREGFYYFGVGKNIFKTDQETDIVRILFGPQKPSQLHDCGPEANAILDKILPLEMWLWGWDSV; translated from the coding sequence ATGGAAGGTCCGCGCGCACCAAAATCAGAAGAGTTTAATGATCTTGTAAAATTTCTTGATACAAATTTACGGGATCAAAACTCTTGGTCTATTGCAGATGAATATCCCACAACAATGACGTTACAAAATCTGCACAACGTTCGAATTATAAAAGATGAGAACGGAATACTCAGCCATGCTGTAATAAAACCGACAATTGTAAAAACCCGGCGTGGTCTTTTTAAAGTGGGTTGTCTCGGCAGCGTTGTCACACAAGAAGCTTATCGCAATCAAGGCTTGAGCCAAAATGTTCTCAATGATTGTGTTAGTGCAATTCAAGCTCAGGGCTGTGACATCGCCATCTTGTGGACAAATCAATATGACTTTTATCGTAAAATGGGTTTTGAACTCGCGGGCAGCGAAGTAAGTTTACTTATTGATCGGCCATTAAATCTTGGCGCAACAAAGTATAAAATAATTCAGAATAATCGAGTCGATGCTCAAGTACTTTTTCGACTCTATTCTCAACATACCGTTTCTTCTATTCGTACACTCGAAGATTTCGAAAAATATCTGCGCATTCCGAACAGTCGTTTGTACACTGCTTGGAACGCTGAAGGTAAGGTAGAAGCCTTTGCTGTCGAGGGGAAGGGCGTTGATTTACAGGGATATATTCATGAATGGGGCGGTTCTGTTGACGCTCTCCTTGCATTGATCAATCACATCAGGGTTACACACGCTCAACCCATCACTGTAATTTCGCCTTCACATGCGACAAATCTTATTCGCAAGCTTGAATCATTTGGTGTGAATCGCGTTGAGGGATTTTTGGGAATGATTAAAATTACCAATGCCCAATCACTTTTCAATAAAGTTATTCGTAGTGCACGTCAAGAGTGGGGAATTGAGAATTTTGTTTTAGAACATCGCGAAGGTTTTTATTACTTTGGTGTTGGGAAAAATATTTTCAAAACTGATCAAGAGACAGATATCGTGCGCATTCTCTTTGGCCCGCAAAAACCAAGTCAGCTTCATGATTGCGGACCAGAGGCAAATGCCATTTTAGATAAAATTTTGCCACTGGAAATGTGGCTATGGGGCTGGGATAGCGTATGA